The following proteins come from a genomic window of Gimesia chilikensis:
- the plsY gene encoding glycerol-3-phosphate 1-O-acyltransferase PlsY: MFTDYFWFFVAVLSYLAGSIPFGLVTARLVAGTDIRKVGSGNIGATNVARTLGAKWGIVVLVLDALKGLLPVLFIPALFVSPDSPDFDHARVLSGIATIVGHMFPVWLGFRGGKGVATSLGVILVLGPWSTLAAVGAFALTFFVSRIVALSSIVAALAFGIAQFVQLGSATFTREKWSLTAFSIAVPLLIIIRHRSNLGRIMRGEEKKFQFGSRNKEGTESTSAGEQSEG; this comes from the coding sequence ATGTTTACAGATTATTTCTGGTTTTTTGTCGCGGTCCTCTCCTATCTGGCCGGTTCCATTCCTTTTGGCCTGGTGACAGCCAGGCTGGTAGCCGGCACCGATATCCGTAAGGTCGGCAGTGGAAACATCGGTGCGACAAACGTGGCCCGCACGTTGGGCGCCAAATGGGGCATTGTGGTTCTGGTGCTCGATGCATTGAAAGGATTGCTGCCGGTCCTGTTCATTCCCGCGCTGTTTGTCAGCCCGGATTCCCCCGACTTCGATCATGCCCGCGTTTTGAGTGGCATTGCCACGATCGTCGGGCACATGTTTCCGGTCTGGCTTGGCTTTCGCGGAGGCAAAGGAGTGGCAACCAGTCTGGGCGTGATTCTGGTGCTGGGTCCCTGGTCAACCCTGGCGGCTGTCGGGGCATTTGCCCTGACATTTTTTGTCTCGCGGATCGTGGCGCTCAGCTCGATTGTGGCGGCACTCGCGTTTGGTATCGCCCAGTTTGTGCAGTTGGGAAGTGCAACCTTCACGCGGGAAAAATGGAGTCTGACCGCATTCAGTATCGCGGTTCCCCTGTTGATTATTATCCGTCATCGCAGCAACCTGGGACGGATCATGCGGGGGGAAGAGAAGAAGTTTCAGTTCGGCAGCCGAAACAAAGAGGGCACCGAGTCCACCTCAGCCGGTGAGCAGTCAGAGGGCTGA
- a CDS encoding BON domain-containing protein, which produces MTVETYSQKARKLSEKIEQTIALRTGSQVQSLKVDILGEIVVLSGRTDSFYHKQLATHAALSEIDQYALTNNIRVES; this is translated from the coding sequence ATGACCGTCGAAACCTACTCTCAAAAAGCCAGGAAGCTATCAGAAAAGATTGAACAGACCATTGCCCTGAGAACCGGCAGTCAGGTTCAGTCGCTGAAAGTGGATATTCTGGGAGAGATCGTCGTGCTTTCGGGACGCACTGATTCCTTTTACCACAAACAGCTGGCAACCCATGCCGCACTGAGTGAAATCGATCAGTACGCCCTCACCAACAACATTCGCGTTGAATCCTGA
- a CDS encoding alpha/beta hydrolase — MRLLPRPSTVSLSVWAGLMLCLINPLTAAPQTLQEVSELLQAPVSQANQKQVLEFFKKKYQKEKDLTKGDQKYLIQKTDDGGGYAGWFFKSQPGDQVVIFAEKGRSWPMIELGNTGYFARVERFPNFSSVHYRYDVNGDRLPAGKNSRFGFESYEWKPESVKQPGIPEGKLTKMPAFESQKHYPGTVRDWWVYVPAQYKDSQTPAKLIVFADGGGYCHNDGNATIVLDNLIHAKKIPVTIAVFINPGVFPAGTKGKQEVRNRSNEYDTCTAQYATFLDEEMLPIVRKEYRISDKPEDHIFCGASSGGSCAFTAAWHRNDLFGKVISFVGSFCDFRGIDDYPSREKNTLPLDQFGPWKTAHDYPGLIRKQYPQKKIKVFLQDGDNDLDNKLGNWFLNNERMAAALAYSGYEYWFVEGHGMHSSRHGKAVLPEALVWIWQSDSEK, encoded by the coding sequence ATGCGATTGTTACCTCGCCCATCAACCGTCTCGCTGTCCGTCTGGGCCGGCTTAATGCTGTGTCTCATCAATCCGCTGACCGCTGCACCTCAGACGCTGCAGGAAGTCTCTGAATTATTACAGGCTCCCGTCAGTCAGGCTAATCAGAAACAGGTGCTGGAATTTTTCAAAAAGAAATACCAGAAAGAAAAGGATCTCACCAAAGGGGACCAGAAGTATCTGATTCAGAAGACCGACGATGGTGGCGGCTACGCCGGCTGGTTCTTCAAATCACAGCCGGGTGACCAGGTCGTGATTTTCGCTGAGAAAGGCCGCTCATGGCCCATGATCGAGCTGGGAAACACCGGTTACTTTGCCCGGGTGGAACGTTTCCCGAACTTCTCCTCAGTCCATTATCGTTATGACGTTAACGGTGACCGTTTACCGGCCGGCAAAAACAGTCGCTTCGGGTTCGAAAGCTATGAATGGAAACCCGAAAGCGTGAAACAGCCCGGTATACCCGAGGGTAAGCTCACCAAGATGCCCGCCTTTGAAAGCCAGAAACATTATCCCGGCACCGTCCGTGACTGGTGGGTCTATGTGCCAGCTCAATACAAAGACTCACAGACTCCAGCCAAGCTGATCGTCTTCGCGGATGGCGGCGGATACTGTCACAATGACGGCAATGCGACCATCGTGCTGGACAACCTGATCCACGCGAAAAAAATTCCGGTGACCATTGCTGTCTTCATCAATCCGGGCGTCTTCCCTGCCGGCACGAAAGGGAAGCAGGAAGTCCGTAACCGCAGCAACGAATACGATACCTGTACCGCGCAGTATGCCACATTCCTCGATGAAGAAATGCTGCCCATCGTCCGCAAAGAATACCGGATCTCGGACAAGCCGGAAGATCATATTTTCTGTGGTGCCTCTTCCGGTGGAAGCTGTGCCTTCACGGCCGCCTGGCATCGGAATGACCTGTTCGGCAAAGTGATCTCATTTGTGGGTAGTTTCTGTGACTTCCGCGGAATCGACGATTACCCGTCCCGCGAGAAAAACACGCTGCCTCTCGACCAGTTTGGTCCCTGGAAAACCGCCCACGATTACCCGGGGCTGATCCGTAAACAGTATCCACAGAAGAAGATCAAAGTCTTTCTGCAGGACGGAGATAACGACCTGGACAATAAGCTGGGCAACTGGTTTTTGAACAATGAACGGATGGCAGCCGCGTTGGCTTACAGTGGCTACGAATACTGGTTCGTTGAAGGACATGGCATGCACAGCAGCCGGCACGGAAAAGCCGTTCTGCCGGAAGCACTGGTCTGGATCTGGCAGTCCGATTCAGAGAAATAG
- the coaD gene encoding pantetheine-phosphate adenylyltransferase yields MTGSLNPHHAVYVGSFDPPTLGHLDIVERGAVIYDKITVGIGINPDKRPLFSPEERQQQLELLVQNCPNVEVKCFQGLAVNFVKECGGGVMLRGLRTLTDVEAEFTMSLANRTLAGDIETVFLMASEKYTHISSSLIKQIAQLGGDVAEEKLRDFVPRQVVAPLIEKFASKTSAQE; encoded by the coding sequence GTGACAGGTTCGCTCAATCCACATCATGCTGTTTATGTCGGCAGTTTTGATCCACCAACCCTGGGTCATCTGGATATTGTGGAACGGGGCGCCGTGATTTACGACAAGATCACCGTGGGCATCGGGATCAACCCCGATAAACGTCCGCTGTTTTCCCCCGAGGAACGACAACAACAGCTGGAACTGCTTGTCCAGAACTGTCCGAATGTGGAAGTCAAATGCTTCCAGGGGCTGGCTGTCAACTTCGTAAAAGAGTGTGGCGGCGGCGTCATGCTTCGCGGGTTGCGTACCTTGACCGATGTGGAAGCAGAATTCACGATGTCGCTGGCTAACCGCACGCTGGCAGGTGATATCGAAACGGTCTTCCTGATGGCCAGTGAAAAATATACGCACATCTCCAGTTCGCTGATCAAACAGATCGCGCAGCTGGGCGGTGATGTGGCTGAAGAGAAACTCAGGGACTTCGTACCCCGTCAGGTGGTCGCCCCCCTGATCGAAAAATTTGCATCAAAAACTTCTGCTCAGGAATAG
- a CDS encoding thioredoxin family protein has translation MVKTASTMLPLGTQAPDFSLKNVDGQTVSLSDFKDSKGLLVIFMCNHCPFVIHLREALAAFADEYMAKGMAVVGISANDVATHPDDSPEKMVEEAKSAGYNFPYLYDGTQEVAKAYKAACTPDFFLFDQEQKLVYRGQFDDSRPGNDKPVTGADLKAACDAVIAGDPVTENQKPSIGCNIKWKEGMEPEYFTGQPAV, from the coding sequence ATGGTCAAAACTGCCTCAACAATGTTGCCCCTCGGAACTCAGGCTCCCGACTTTTCACTGAAGAATGTCGACGGACAGACTGTATCGCTCAGCGATTTTAAAGATTCCAAAGGCCTGCTGGTCATCTTCATGTGCAATCACTGCCCCTTCGTGATTCACCTCCGCGAGGCACTGGCTGCATTTGCTGATGAATACATGGCGAAAGGCATGGCAGTCGTCGGCATCAGTGCCAACGATGTGGCCACTCACCCTGATGACAGTCCGGAAAAGATGGTCGAAGAAGCAAAATCCGCAGGCTATAACTTCCCTTATCTCTACGATGGGACTCAGGAAGTTGCCAAGGCCTACAAAGCAGCCTGTACTCCCGACTTCTTCCTGTTCGATCAGGAACAGAAACTCGTCTACCGTGGCCAGTTCGACGACAGCCGTCCCGGGAATGACAAACCCGTGACTGGTGCCGACCTCAAAGCGGCCTGTGATGCCGTGATCGCCGGAGATCCGGTCACCGAAAATCAGAAGCCCAGCATCGGCTGCAACATCAAATGGAAAGAAGGCATGGAACCGGAATACTTCACCGGACAGCCTGCTGTTTAA